A genomic segment from Aegilops tauschii subsp. strangulata cultivar AL8/78 chromosome 1, Aet v6.0, whole genome shotgun sequence encodes:
- the LOC109782875 gene encoding uncharacterized protein gives MAVVLAWLNARVVDPLLQVIQRGAEPKQLAFSAALGVTIGVFPICGTTVIIGGLAVAMLGARCNAVTVMVLNLAATPLELSLIIPFLRLGEVVTGGEHFPLTSDAFKMVLTGHASKDVLLSIFHAILGWMVAAPFVMAGLYTLSVPCFKYLVGRFGVIPSSPRTPMKAVLLCPNESESEIGVAPLLVHAD, from the exons ATGGCGGTGGTCCTCGCGTGGCTCAACGCCAGGGTCGTCGATCCCTTGCTGCAGGTCATCCAGAG GGGCGCGGAGCCGAAGCAGCTGGCCTTCTCCGCCGCGCTCGGCGTCACCATCGGGGTCTTCCCCATCTGCG GGACCACTGTTATTATCGGTGGACTTGCTGTGGCGATGTTAGGAGCTCGTTGCAATGCCGTTACTGTCATGGTTCTCAATTTAGCTGCTACTCCTCTTGAGCTAAG CTTGATCATTCCTTTCTTGCGTTTGGGAGAAGTAGTCACAGGCGGTGAGCACTTCCCCTTGACATCTGATGCATTCAAGATGGTCCTCACAGGCCATGCCTCAAAGGACGTGCTACTCAGCATTTTTCATGCG ATTCTTGGCTGGATGGTTGCTGCACCGTTTGTGATGGCTGGGCTGTACACCTTGTCCGTCCCTTGTTTCAAGTACCTGGTCGGCAGGTTTGGCGTCATCCCATCGAGCCCCAGGACGCCGATGAAAGCG GTTTTGCTTTGCCCGAACGAATCTGAATCCGAAATCGGGGTTGCGCCGTTGCTCGTCCACGCCGACTGA
- the LOC109782873 gene encoding probable receptor-like protein kinase At2g42960, with the protein MVTAESLRAELSSKTPPFGLRLWIVIGISIWVVIFCILGFMCFWSIYRRKPKKSVDKIPVSQIPDVSKEIAVDEVRQHAVVENYQAQESHTLTVQEKPHDKDSGKMLGHLVRTKSSDADNLSQCSSAYQCDRAGSAYSGDEGSSGNARRQYSQYATVSASPLVGLPEFSHLGWGHWFTLRDLEHSTNRFSKENIIGEGGYGVVYRGRLINGTDVAIKKLLNNMGQAEKEFRVEVEAIGHVRHKNLVRLLGYCVEGIHRMLVYEYVNNGNLEQWIHGAMRQHGVLTWEARMKIILGIAKALAYLHEAIEPKVVHRDIKSSNILIDEDFNGKLSDFGLAKMLGAGKSHITTRVMGTFGYVAPEYANTGLLNEKSDVYSFGVLLLEAVTGRDPVDYGRPANEVHLVEWLKMMVGTKRADEVVDRDMEVKPTIRALKRALLVALRCVDPDSEKRPTMGHVVRMLEAEDVPSREDRRSRRGGHAGGGNADAESKASSSEFEQQQQQQGPPPPEPAAGPEKLIALCREGRAKEAVELLEKGARADAASFYELAGACSTPKLLEELRKVHDYLLRSPFRADLQVNNRFLEMYGRCGNMTHARRTFDHMPDRDMASWHLMIEGYAGNGLGDAALQLFEDMKRCGMAPTARTFVLVLDACANSEAIEEAFLYFDAMSRDHGIEPGMEHYVGIIEVLGKSGHLNEAVEYIEKLPFEPNAMIWESLLNLARMNGDIDLEDRAEELLVSLDPSKANPKKLPTPPPKRRLGINMLDGRNKLGEYRLPPKIEKKVVNEQRYVPDTRYVLHDIDQEAKEQALLYHSERLAIAYGLISTPARTPLRIIKNLRICGDCHNAIKIMSRIVGRELIVRDNKRFHHFKEGKCSCGDYW; encoded by the exons ATGGTGACAGCCGAAAGCCTACGTGCAGAGCTGTCATCCAAGACGCCACCGTTTGGCCTGAGGCTGTGGATAGTGATTGGCATCAGCATCTGGGTGGTAATCTTCTGTATACTGGGTTTCATGTGCTTCTGGTCCATTTACCGGAGGAAGCCGAAGAAGTCTGTTGATAAGATCCCAGTATCTCAAATCCCGGATGTATCAAAGGAGATTGCAGTAGATGAAGTGCGCCAGCATGCTGTTGTTGAGAACTATCAAGCTCAAGAAAGCCACACCTTGACGGTGCAGGAGAAACCTCATGACAAAGATTCTGGGAAAATGCTGGGACACTTGGTCAGGACAAAGTCGAGCGATGCCGATAATTTGAGCCAGTGCAGCTCGGCCTACCAATGCGATAGGGCTGGTAGTGCTTATTCTGGCGATGAAGGCAGCTCGGGCAACGCTAGGAGGCAATATTCTCAGTATGCGACCGTCTCCGCATCTCCTCTTGTTGGACTCCCCGAATTTTCGCACTTGGGTTGGGGCCATTGGTTCACTCTGAGGGATTTGGAGCATTCGACGAATCGCTTCTCTAAGGAGAACATCATTGGAGAGGGTGGATATGGGGTGGTTTACCGTGGTCGACTCATAAATGGGACTGATGTAGCAATAAAAAAGCTACTGAATAACAT GGGCCAGGCAGAAAAGGAGTTCAGGGTTGAAGTTGAGGCTATTGGCCATGTCAGGCATAAAAATCTCGTCCGTCTGCTAGGATATTGTGTTGAAGGAATCCACAG GATGCTTGTGTATGAGTATGTGAATAACGGAAACTTAGAGCAGTGGATTCATGGCGCCATGCGGCAGCACGGTGTTCTTACCTGGGAAGCTCGAATGAAAATCATTCTTGGAATTGCTAAAGC GCTTGCTTACCTACATGAAGCCATAGAGCCAAAAGTTGTGCACCGTGATATCAAATCAAGCAATATCCTAATTGATGAGGATTTCAATGGGAAGCTTTCCGATTTTGGATTGGCTAAGATGCTGGGTGCAGGGAAGAGCCATATCACGACTCGAGTTATGGGAACTTTCGG GTATGTGGCCCCCGAGTATGCCAACACAGGTCTGTTAAACGAGAAGAGTGATGTGTACAGTTTTGGCGTGCTGCTCCTGGAAGCAGTGACTGGGAGGGATCCTGTTGACTATGGTCGGCCAGCTAATGAG GTGCATCTGGTGGAGTGGCTCAAAATGATGGTCGGCACAAAGAGAGCCGACGAGGTGGTGGACCGTGACATGGAGGTGAAGCCAACCATCCGTGCTCTCAAGCGCGCCCTCCTAGTGGCGCTGCGGTGTGTCGACCCGGACTCCGAGAAGAGACCCACGATGGGTCACGTCGTCCGGATGCTCGAGGCAGAGGACGTCCCGTCGCGGGAG GACCGGAGGAGCCGGAGGGGCGGCCATGCCGGTGGTGGCAACGCGGACGCCGAGTCCAAGGCGAGCTCGAGCGAGTTCGAG cagcagcagcagcagcaggggccgccgccgcccgagccggcGGCAGGGCCGGAGAAGCTGATCGCGCTGTGCAGGGAGGGGCGGGCCAAGGAGGCGGTGGAGCTGCTCGAGAagggggcgcgcgcggacgccgcgtccttctacgagctcgccggcgcctGCTCCACGCCCAAGCTgctcgaggagctccgcaaggtGCACGACTACCTGCTCCGCTCGCCCTTCCGGGCCGACCTGCAGGTCAACAACCGGTTCCTCGAGATGTACGGCCGGTGCGGCAACATGACGCACGCCCGCAGGACGTTCGACCATATGCCCGACCGGGACATGGCCTCCTGGCACCTCATGATCGAGGGCTACGCCGGCAACGGGCTCGGGGACGCCGCGCTGCAGCTCTTCGAGGATATGAAGCGGTGCGGCATGGCGCCCACCGCGCGCACCTTCGTGCTCGTGCTCGACGCGTGCGCCAACTCGGAGGCCATCGAGGAGGCCTTCCTCTACTTCGACGCCATGTCCCGGGACCACGGCATCGAGCCTGGCATGGAGCACTACGTCGGGATCATCGAGGTGCTGGGCAAGTCGGGGCACCTCAACGAGGCCGTGGAGTACATCGAGAAGCTGCCGTTCGAGCCCAACGCCATGATCTGGGAGTCGCTCCTGAACCTGGCGCGCATGAACGGCGACATTGACCTCGAGGACCGGGCGGAGGAGCTGCTGGTCTCGCTCGACCCCTCCAAGGCCAACCCCAAGAAGCTCCCGACCCCTCCCCCGAAGCGGCGGCTCGGGATCAACATGCTGGACGGGAGGAACAAGCTGGGGGAGTACAGGCTGCCGCCCAAGATCGAGAAGAAGGTGGTGAACGAGCAGCGCTACGTCCCCGACACGAGGTACGTGCTCCACGACATTGACCAGGAGGCCAAGGAGCAGGCGCTACTGTACCACAGCGAGCGGCTGGCCATCGCCTACGGCCTGATCAGCACCCCGGCCAGGACCCCGCTGCGCATCATCAAGAACCTCAGGATCTGCGGGGACTGCCACAACGCCATCAAGATCATGTCGAGGATCGTGGGGCGGGAGCTCATCGTGAGGGACAACAAGCGGTTCCACCATTTCAAGGAGGGCAAGTGCTCCTGCGGCGACTACTGGTGA